In Arthrobacter woluwensis, a single genomic region encodes these proteins:
- a CDS encoding MFS transporter, with product MSQPAAVVRSGGMTTQRVATAAAFFLQGFLFITMTTHLPQIQGLFGLDAATLSLVLLGMVVLAGAGSVLAGQIARRLDSAQALRVGLGLIGAGAIEVGLAPDLLLFCLFLAVYGVGLGTVDASMNMQGVALEHRLRRTLLPGFHAAWTAGGIVATLAALAFGEAALAASVTPFGVVAVVATALPFLRRDRGAEAGSEGVQVSIPWKRLMLVGLVLVLFYMVDTAASTWGPAYLHDLFGTGLGNVAVATLPYLVASLLARLAGDWAVGRFGAVRLLRAAAVLSAAALAVVVLAPNAAIAVLGFAVLGFGAGIIAPLSFSVAGSIAALGQAGSGGADDPVRRARVDSVIARFNQFNYVGALLGSVLTGLVGADSLRLGFALPLVLVLAILPLAGAFRDSSAGRDGSAVRGAGAVREE from the coding sequence ATGAGCCAGCCAGCCGCCGTCGTGCGATCCGGTGGGATGACCACACAGCGGGTAGCGACCGCCGCCGCCTTCTTCCTGCAGGGATTCCTCTTCATCACCATGACCACCCACTTGCCGCAGATCCAGGGGCTGTTCGGCCTGGATGCGGCGACCCTGTCCCTGGTGCTCCTGGGCATGGTGGTGCTGGCGGGCGCCGGCTCGGTGCTCGCCGGGCAGATCGCGCGGCGGCTCGACTCCGCCCAGGCGCTCCGGGTGGGCCTCGGGCTGATCGGCGCCGGCGCGATCGAGGTCGGTCTGGCGCCCGACCTGTTGCTGTTCTGCCTGTTCCTGGCCGTGTACGGGGTCGGTCTGGGCACGGTGGATGCCTCGATGAACATGCAGGGCGTGGCGCTCGAGCACCGCCTGCGCCGCACCCTGCTGCCCGGCTTCCATGCGGCGTGGACCGCGGGCGGGATCGTCGCGACGCTCGCGGCACTCGCCTTCGGGGAAGCCGCGCTGGCGGCGTCCGTGACCCCCTTCGGGGTGGTCGCGGTGGTGGCGACTGCGCTGCCGTTCCTGCGCCGGGACCGAGGAGCGGAGGCGGGGTCCGAAGGCGTTCAGGTGAGCATCCCGTGGAAGCGGCTGATGCTGGTGGGGCTGGTCCTCGTGCTCTTCTACATGGTGGACACCGCCGCCTCCACCTGGGGTCCCGCCTATCTGCACGACCTTTTCGGCACGGGCCTGGGCAATGTGGCCGTGGCGACCCTGCCGTATCTCGTGGCCTCACTCCTGGCGCGGCTCGCGGGTGACTGGGCCGTGGGACGGTTCGGGGCGGTGCGGCTCCTGAGGGCCGCAGCCGTGCTCTCGGCCGCCGCGCTCGCCGTCGTGGTCCTGGCCCCGAATGCGGCGATCGCGGTGCTGGGCTTCGCCGTCCTCGGCTTCGGGGCAGGCATCATCGCGCCGCTGTCCTTCTCCGTGGCGGGCTCGATCGCGGCGCTCGGCCAGGCGGGGTCCGGTGGCGCCGACGACCCGGTGCGCCGTGCCCGGGTGGATTCCGTGATCGCACGGTTCAACCAGTTCAACTATGTGGGGGCGCTGCTGGGATCCGTGCTGACGGGACTGGTGGGGGCGGACTCGCTGCGCCTCGGCTTCGCGCTGCCCCTCGTGCTGGTCCTGGCGATCCTGCCGCTCGCAGGGGCATTCCGGGACAGCAGCGCTGGGCGGGACGGCAGCGCAGTCCGGGGTGCCGGCGCCGTCCGGGAGGAGTGA
- a CDS encoding D-arabinono-1,4-lactone oxidase has translation MWKNWVGDQACTPANLVQPASVEAVQESVREAARQGRGIRVVGAGHSFGDNVLTSGDLLSLDRLSGLLGVDREAGTVRVAAGTRLRDLNRLLDGHGMALANLGDIDSQSVAGAISTATHGTGRSLGNLATFVEDVELVTADGEVLQASTAGPDVLSAARVSVGALGVVTAYTLRVVPAFALHGVQEPASLEETLGRLDEHVNGNDHFEFFTFPHSSTVLAKRTNRVTDPVPENDGPAPGRLRSYLEGELLENTALDLVCRLGRARPGLIPRLNRLATDLVTPTSRTGVSHEVLVSKRSVRFTETEWALPREACVEALTEMRRLVTARGLDVNFPFEVRFVAGDRDSLLSPAYDRESCYIAAHMYSGMPWQEFFTAVQTVALSYGGRPHWGKRHSLSAAQLAELYPRWDDFQRVRRELDPAGLFANDHVRRIFGA, from the coding sequence ATGTGGAAGAACTGGGTCGGAGATCAGGCCTGCACCCCGGCGAACCTCGTCCAGCCCGCTTCGGTGGAGGCTGTCCAGGAGTCGGTGCGTGAGGCGGCCCGGCAGGGGAGAGGGATCCGCGTGGTCGGCGCCGGACACTCCTTCGGCGACAACGTCCTCACCTCCGGGGACCTCCTGTCCCTCGACCGGCTGAGCGGTCTTCTCGGCGTCGACCGTGAGGCGGGGACCGTCCGTGTCGCGGCCGGGACCAGGCTGCGCGATCTTAACCGTCTGCTCGACGGGCACGGCATGGCGCTGGCGAATCTGGGTGACATCGACAGCCAGTCGGTCGCGGGGGCGATCTCGACCGCCACGCATGGCACGGGCCGGAGCCTCGGCAATCTGGCGACGTTCGTGGAGGACGTCGAACTCGTGACGGCGGACGGTGAGGTGCTGCAGGCGTCGACCGCCGGGCCGGACGTCCTGTCCGCCGCGCGGGTCTCGGTGGGGGCGCTCGGGGTCGTCACGGCGTACACCCTGCGGGTGGTGCCTGCCTTCGCGCTGCACGGTGTGCAGGAGCCGGCCTCCCTGGAGGAGACGCTCGGGAGACTCGACGAGCACGTGAATGGCAACGACCACTTCGAATTCTTCACTTTTCCCCACAGCTCCACCGTGCTGGCCAAGCGGACCAACCGCGTCACGGATCCCGTCCCGGAGAACGACGGCCCCGCCCCGGGACGGCTGCGCTCCTATCTCGAGGGAGAGCTGCTCGAGAACACGGCTCTGGACCTGGTCTGCCGCCTGGGCCGTGCCCGCCCCGGCCTGATTCCCCGGCTCAACCGGCTGGCGACGGACCTGGTCACACCGACCTCGCGGACGGGCGTCAGCCACGAGGTGCTGGTCAGCAAGAGGAGCGTCCGGTTCACGGAGACCGAATGGGCTCTGCCCCGCGAGGCATGCGTCGAAGCGCTCACGGAGATGCGGCGGCTGGTGACGGCCCGGGGCCTGGACGTGAACTTCCCCTTCGAGGTCCGCTTCGTCGCGGGGGACCGGGACTCCCTCCTCAGCCCGGCCTACGACCGGGAGAGCTGCTACATCGCGGCGCACATGTACAGCGGCATGCCGTGGCAGGAGTTCTTCACGGCCGTGCAGACCGTGGCCCTCTCCTACGGCGGACGGCCTCACTGGGGGAAGCGTCACAGCCTCTCCGCCGCGCAGCTCGCAGAACTGTATCCCCGCTGGGACGACTTCCAGCGGGTCCGCCGGGAACTCGATCCGGCCGGACTGTTCGCCAATGACCACGTCCGCCGCATCTTCGGCGCCTGA
- a CDS encoding LysR family transcriptional regulator, giving the protein MDVNTRRLRYFVAVAEELHFSRAAARLFVAQQALSKQIRELEAELGVTLLNRTTRRVELTEDGEHFLEVARGVLDAWDDGLRRVRLASRAGQRVLRLGFVVGAALELTRPILAEFARRHPDVELRLQEAALSDPSCGLADGSSDLAILRPPLSLAGVQRLPLFVEPVVACLGSSHRLAGRSMISPTELLDEPLTVGGGHDAAWRGFWSLSAFRTEGHPPRIVETSSPTEEAELVASGVATALTGAAMARYLVRPGLVYVPVEPHPGSEVALAWREDAPSEVVSLFVQAAQDVRDAEQGLVRSIEHPVVVNSP; this is encoded by the coding sequence ATGGACGTCAACACGCGCCGCCTACGCTACTTCGTGGCCGTGGCCGAGGAGCTGCACTTCAGCCGGGCCGCAGCGCGGCTGTTCGTCGCTCAGCAGGCGCTCTCGAAACAGATCCGGGAGCTCGAAGCCGAGCTGGGGGTCACCCTTCTGAACCGGACCACTCGTCGGGTCGAGCTGACCGAGGACGGTGAACACTTCCTGGAGGTGGCCAGGGGAGTGCTGGACGCCTGGGATGACGGGCTCCGGCGCGTCCGGCTGGCGAGCCGCGCCGGTCAGCGGGTCCTCCGGCTCGGCTTCGTGGTGGGTGCGGCACTGGAACTGACGCGGCCGATCCTGGCGGAGTTCGCGCGGCGCCATCCGGATGTGGAGCTCCGCCTTCAGGAGGCGGCCCTCAGCGACCCCAGCTGCGGCCTGGCCGACGGCAGCAGCGACCTCGCGATCCTCCGGCCGCCGCTCTCCCTGGCCGGGGTGCAGCGGCTGCCGCTCTTCGTGGAACCCGTCGTCGCCTGCCTCGGCTCGAGCCACCGGCTGGCGGGCCGGAGCATGATCTCGCCGACCGAACTGCTGGACGAGCCGCTCACGGTCGGCGGAGGGCACGACGCCGCGTGGCGCGGGTTCTGGTCCCTGTCCGCTTTCCGGACGGAGGGGCATCCGCCGCGCATCGTGGAGACCTCGTCACCGACGGAGGAGGCGGAACTGGTGGCCAGCGGGGTGGCGACCGCGCTCACCGGAGCCGCGATGGCGAGGTATCTGGTGCGCCCGGGGCTCGTGTACGTCCCGGTGGAACCGCACCCCGGTTCGGAGGTCGCGCTCGCCTGGCGCGAGGACGCCCCGAGCGAGGTCGTCTCCCTGTTCGTGCAGGCGGCGCAGGACGTGCGTGACGCCGAACAGGGTCTCGTCCGCAGCATTGAGCATCCGGTGGTTGTGAATTCACCCTGA
- a CDS encoding amino acid deaminase/aldolase, with protein MSASTLSFSLAPDGSTAGRNGFTGAGGFAALDRATAHLEAPFAVLSLPALRRNAADLLRRAQGKPIRVASKSIRSRAVLRAVLEIPGFRGILAYALPEALWLAEEFDDVVVAYPTADRAALAALAHSPTARERVTLMVDSADQLDLLAPFAGPDAPLRLCLDLDASLRLAGGRAHLGMRRSPVHTPEDAAAVAAEIVRRQGFRLVGIMSYEGQIAGLGDDTGSALHRAQIRALHALSGRELAARRAEAVDAVHRELPAGSPLEFVNGGGTGSFETTGAEAAVTELAAGSGLYAPALFDGYRAFHPEPAAFFALPVVRKPAPGFATVLGGGWVASGPSGPDRLPRPVWPTGLKLLSTEGAGEVQTPVHGPAADSLSLGDRVWFRHAKAGELCEHVDTLHVVDGDRLVASVPSYRGEGKAFLG; from the coding sequence ATGTCCGCCAGCACCCTTTCCTTCAGCCTCGCCCCGGACGGCTCCACGGCGGGGCGGAACGGTTTCACCGGCGCGGGTGGCTTCGCCGCGCTGGACCGCGCCACCGCACACCTCGAGGCTCCGTTCGCGGTCCTCAGCCTGCCCGCGCTCCGCCGGAACGCCGCAGACCTGCTGCGGCGGGCTCAGGGCAAGCCCATCCGGGTGGCCAGCAAGTCGATCCGCAGCCGCGCGGTACTGCGGGCCGTGCTGGAGATTCCCGGCTTCCGCGGCATCCTGGCCTACGCCCTCCCGGAGGCGCTCTGGCTGGCCGAGGAGTTCGACGACGTCGTGGTCGCCTATCCGACCGCCGACCGCGCCGCCCTGGCCGCCCTCGCCCACTCGCCCACCGCTCGCGAGCGCGTCACGCTGATGGTGGACTCCGCCGATCAGCTGGATCTCCTGGCCCCGTTCGCCGGGCCGGACGCACCGCTCCGACTGTGCCTGGACCTCGACGCGTCGCTGCGCCTGGCGGGTGGCCGCGCGCATCTGGGCATGCGGCGCTCGCCCGTCCACACCCCCGAGGATGCCGCCGCCGTGGCCGCCGAGATCGTCCGGCGACAGGGGTTCCGGCTCGTGGGGATCATGTCCTATGAAGGACAGATCGCCGGGCTCGGGGATGACACCGGTTCCGCTCTGCACCGCGCCCAGATCCGCGCGCTGCACGCCCTGTCCGGGAGGGAACTCGCCGCGCGCCGCGCCGAGGCCGTGGACGCCGTGCACCGGGAACTGCCCGCCGGCTCGCCCCTCGAATTCGTCAACGGGGGCGGCACCGGAAGCTTCGAGACCACCGGAGCGGAAGCCGCGGTCACCGAACTCGCGGCCGGATCCGGGCTCTACGCCCCCGCGCTCTTCGACGGCTACCGCGCTTTCCACCCGGAACCCGCCGCCTTCTTCGCCCTGCCCGTAGTCCGCAAACCCGCACCGGGGTTCGCCACGGTGCTCGGCGGCGGCTGGGTGGCGTCCGGCCCGTCGGGACCCGACCGGCTGCCCCGCCCCGTCTGGCCGACGGGACTGAAGCTCCTGAGCACGGAAGGCGCGGGCGAGGTCCAGACCCCGGTGCACGGGCCCGCCGCGGACAGCCTGTCCCTCGGCGACCGGGTCTGGTTCCGGCATGCCAAGGCCGGCGAACTCTGTGAACACGTCGACACCCTGCACGTGGTGGACGGCGACCGGCTGGTGGCGTCCGTCCCCAGTTACCGCGGCGAAGGAAAGGCATTCCTCGGATGA
- a CDS encoding aldehyde dehydrogenase family protein has protein sequence MSTFDSLNPATGAVVATFPVDDDGAVAAAVDRAREAAAWWDGLGFDGRLRRLLAFKHAVVAGLDELARLMREETGKPVDDSRLEVMAAVEHIDWAARNAQRVLRKRSVRPGVLGANLAASVEYQPLGVVGVIGPWNYPVFTPMGSIAYALAAGNAVVFKPSEYSTAVGSWLVEAFHRAVPELPVLQLVTGLGATGSALCRSGVSKLAFTGSTATGKKVMAACAETLTPVVIEAGGKDAAIIAADADVRAAAQDVAFGAWGNAGQTCIGMERAYVEAPVYDEFVAELRRIAGTVTAGPGDADRIGPLTMPSQPSTVLRHIQAALADGGRAVAGGEESVAPPFVKPVILLDVPEDSEAVREETFGPTLTVTRVGSVAEAVEKSNAGVYGLGSAVYSRDLGKAGAIARRVRAGMTSINSVMSFALVPALPFGGTGDSGFGRIHGADGLREFARPHSVARQRFPLPVPVLSFRREAWQVRLMGRLVTLVHGRRR, from the coding sequence ATGAGCACGTTCGATTCCCTCAACCCGGCCACCGGCGCCGTCGTGGCCACCTTCCCCGTGGACGACGACGGCGCGGTGGCGGCCGCCGTCGACCGCGCGCGGGAGGCCGCGGCCTGGTGGGACGGGCTGGGCTTCGACGGCCGGCTCCGCCGCCTGCTGGCGTTCAAGCACGCCGTCGTGGCGGGGCTGGACGAGCTCGCGCGTCTCATGCGGGAGGAGACCGGGAAGCCGGTGGACGATTCCCGGCTGGAGGTGATGGCCGCCGTCGAGCACATCGACTGGGCGGCGAGGAACGCGCAGCGGGTGCTCCGCAAGCGCTCGGTGCGGCCAGGGGTCCTGGGCGCGAACCTGGCAGCGAGCGTCGAGTACCAGCCGCTGGGCGTGGTGGGTGTGATCGGCCCGTGGAACTATCCGGTGTTCACGCCGATGGGGTCGATCGCCTATGCCCTCGCGGCGGGCAACGCCGTGGTGTTCAAGCCGAGTGAGTACAGCACCGCGGTGGGCTCGTGGCTCGTCGAGGCCTTCCACCGCGCCGTGCCGGAGCTGCCGGTCCTTCAGCTCGTGACCGGACTCGGCGCCACGGGTTCGGCGCTCTGTCGCTCCGGCGTCTCCAAGCTCGCCTTCACCGGGTCCACCGCCACGGGCAAGAAGGTCATGGCGGCCTGCGCGGAGACTCTCACCCCCGTGGTCATCGAGGCGGGCGGCAAGGATGCCGCGATCATCGCCGCCGACGCCGACGTCCGCGCCGCGGCCCAGGACGTGGCCTTCGGCGCGTGGGGCAACGCCGGGCAGACCTGCATCGGCATGGAGCGTGCGTACGTGGAGGCTCCCGTGTACGACGAGTTCGTCGCGGAGCTCCGCAGGATCGCGGGCACCGTGACGGCGGGGCCGGGCGACGCGGACCGCATCGGGCCGCTGACGATGCCCAGCCAGCCCAGCACCGTCCTGCGGCACATCCAGGCCGCCCTCGCAGACGGTGGGCGGGCCGTGGCCGGCGGAGAGGAGTCGGTGGCGCCGCCGTTCGTGAAACCGGTCATCCTGCTCGACGTTCCGGAGGACAGCGAGGCCGTGCGCGAGGAGACGTTCGGCCCGACGCTCACGGTGACCCGCGTCGGGTCCGTGGCCGAGGCCGTGGAGAAGAGCAACGCGGGCGTGTACGGCCTGGGCAGCGCGGTCTACAGCAGGGACCTCGGGAAGGCAGGGGCGATCGCACGCAGGGTGCGGGCCGGCATGACGTCCATCAACAGCGTCATGTCGTTCGCCCTGGTCCCGGCCCTGCCTTTCGGTGGGACCGGGGATTCCGGGTTCGGCCGGATCCACGGGGCCGACGGGCTGCGGGAGTTCGCCCGTCCGCACAGCGTGGCCCGGCAGCGTTTCCCGCTCCCGGTGCCGGTCCTCTCGTTCCGGCGCGAGGCCTGGCAGGTACGGCTCATGGGGCGTCTGGTGACGCTGGTGCACGGCCGCCGTCGGTGA
- a CDS encoding ABC transporter ATP-binding protein translates to MLDARALQVNGRRTDLLPATSLRVSPGELLLVRGENQDDRTALALTLTGRMKPSSGHLSWNGSTRLKAVRKASALVDSPGINEPEQHLSVCDLVTEDLALIPRRYRGALLAKPWLKLNSFEDVEKLWVDELPAERRVSLLTQLALADPAVDLLVLDSPDRHSADPTVWLERCEQLAFDAGRPLAVVAVVATLPDGWEGPSAVIGNSVPHAELPPGAEEEAEEALAAGAAQVGDAASSESSETPDADKNSADENVEEAK, encoded by the coding sequence ATGCTCGACGCCCGTGCGCTCCAGGTGAACGGCCGCAGGACCGACCTCCTGCCCGCCACCTCACTGCGTGTCTCCCCCGGCGAACTGCTCCTGGTCCGCGGCGAGAACCAGGATGACCGCACCGCCCTCGCCCTGACCCTCACCGGACGCATGAAGCCGTCCTCGGGTCACCTGTCCTGGAACGGCAGCACCCGGCTCAAAGCCGTCCGCAAGGCCTCCGCCCTCGTGGACTCCCCCGGCATCAACGAGCCCGAACAGCACCTCTCCGTCTGCGACCTGGTCACCGAGGACCTCGCGCTGATCCCCCGCCGTTACCGTGGCGCCCTGCTCGCCAAGCCCTGGCTCAAGCTCAACTCCTTCGAGGACGTGGAAAAGCTCTGGGTCGACGAACTTCCGGCGGAACGCCGCGTGAGCCTCCTGACCCAGCTGGCCCTCGCCGATCCCGCCGTCGACCTGCTCGTGCTCGACTCCCCCGACCGGCACAGCGCCGACCCCACCGTCTGGCTGGAGCGCTGCGAACAGCTCGCGTTCGACGCCGGGCGGCCGCTCGCCGTCGTCGCGGTCGTGGCGACCCTGCCGGACGGCTGGGAAGGCCCCAGCGCGGTGATCGGCAACTCCGTTCCGCATGCGGAGCTGCCGCCGGGAGCCGAAGAGGAGGCGGAGGAGGCCCTGGCCGCCGGCGCCGCGCAGGTCGGCGATGCCGCGTCGAGTGAGTCGAGTGAGACGCCGGATGCTGACAAAAACAGTGCGGATGAGAACGTGGAGGAAGCGAAGTGA
- a CDS encoding YhgE/Pip domain-containing protein — translation MTVLRLARSELKRMTSGVLPKLTIVALSLVPLLYGAIYLYANWDPYNNLSGIKAALVVEDTGATPSKPDGTKGEELKAGAKVADSLVDAHLFDWQRVPTSQEADEGVRTGKYAFALKIPKDFSKNLVSPSTFDSAHQAMLNVTTNDANNYLLSTIVDKLTTAVHASVAQEVGEQTADQLLSGFGVIHQNMVKAADGAKTLSNGLAQLQTGTADLHKGTTDLSSGASQLVDGQGQLVAGANKLSDGANQLSSGLSQLSQGAAPLPSSTKQLADGAAQVAAGNAQLNAKVQGAVKDLQTVETQADADVKTTVSKLVKDQFITQEQADKILADLKTVQGSSPVQEAKAKINGAAADIQKLSDGAAAVSAGAKKLSDSAPTLVNGINQANSGAYQLADGAKTLAAGEQSAYQGATKLNSGATQLNAGAAKLQDGAKTAASGGKELATKLAEGSGQIPNPNATQRESVSKVMSDPVAVDKLAQTKATTYGAGLAPFFLSLSLWIGAFMLVQAMRPLTQRALASNAPSWKIGIAGWLPFFVVSAVQTALLWAVVTLGLKLESANPALTFVFLLFAAMAFTALIQGICALLGTPGKFVVLILLVLQLVSSGGTFPWQTTPEPFHVVHDILPLGYVVTGMRHLIYGGDLSMVAPIMLGLVGYAALGMAMSTLAVHKHKLWTLKSFKPEISV, via the coding sequence GTGACCGTTCTACGCCTGGCCCGCTCCGAGCTCAAGCGCATGACCAGTGGTGTGCTGCCCAAGCTCACCATCGTCGCCCTGTCCCTCGTCCCCCTGCTGTACGGGGCCATCTACCTCTATGCGAACTGGGATCCGTACAACAACCTGAGCGGCATCAAGGCCGCCCTGGTGGTCGAGGACACCGGCGCCACCCCGTCCAAGCCCGACGGCACCAAGGGTGAGGAACTGAAGGCCGGCGCGAAGGTGGCCGACTCCCTCGTGGACGCGCACCTCTTCGACTGGCAGCGCGTTCCCACCTCGCAGGAGGCCGATGAGGGCGTGCGGACGGGCAAGTACGCCTTCGCCCTGAAGATCCCGAAGGACTTCTCCAAGAACCTCGTGTCCCCGTCGACGTTCGACTCGGCGCACCAGGCCATGCTCAACGTCACCACGAACGACGCCAACAACTACCTGCTCAGCACGATCGTGGACAAGCTCACCACCGCCGTGCACGCGAGCGTCGCCCAGGAGGTCGGCGAGCAGACGGCCGATCAGCTCCTGTCCGGCTTCGGCGTCATCCACCAGAACATGGTGAAGGCGGCCGACGGCGCCAAGACGCTGTCCAACGGGCTCGCCCAGCTCCAGACCGGCACGGCTGATCTCCACAAAGGCACCACCGACCTCAGCTCCGGCGCCAGCCAGCTGGTCGACGGTCAGGGCCAGCTCGTGGCCGGCGCGAACAAGCTCTCCGACGGCGCGAACCAGTTGAGCAGCGGGCTGTCCCAGCTCAGCCAGGGCGCCGCGCCCCTGCCGTCCAGCACCAAGCAGCTCGCCGACGGCGCGGCCCAGGTGGCCGCCGGCAACGCGCAGCTCAACGCCAAGGTGCAGGGCGCGGTGAAGGACCTCCAGACCGTCGAGACCCAGGCCGACGCGGACGTGAAGACCACGGTCAGCAAGCTCGTGAAGGACCAGTTCATCACCCAGGAACAGGCGGACAAGATCCTCGCGGACCTGAAGACCGTCCAGGGCTCGAGCCCGGTCCAGGAGGCCAAGGCGAAGATCAACGGCGCCGCGGCGGACATCCAGAAGCTCTCCGATGGCGCCGCGGCGGTGTCCGCGGGCGCCAAGAAACTCTCCGATTCCGCGCCCACCCTGGTCAACGGCATCAACCAGGCCAACTCGGGCGCTTACCAGCTGGCCGACGGGGCGAAGACCCTCGCGGCGGGCGAGCAGAGCGCCTACCAGGGCGCCACCAAGCTCAACTCGGGCGCCACGCAGCTCAACGCCGGCGCGGCCAAGCTGCAGGACGGCGCCAAGACCGCCGCGAGCGGCGGCAAGGAACTGGCCACCAAGCTCGCGGAGGGCTCGGGCCAGATCCCCAACCCGAACGCGACCCAGCGGGAGAGCGTCTCCAAGGTGATGTCCGATCCGGTGGCCGTCGACAAGCTCGCGCAGACCAAGGCGACCACCTACGGCGCCGGCCTGGCCCCGTTCTTCCTCAGCCTCTCGCTGTGGATCGGCGCCTTCATGCTGGTGCAGGCCATGCGCCCGCTCACCCAGCGAGCCCTGGCGTCCAACGCGCCATCGTGGAAGATCGGCATCGCCGGCTGGCTGCCCTTCTTCGTGGTCTCCGCGGTGCAGACGGCCCTGCTGTGGGCCGTGGTCACGCTGGGCCTGAAACTCGAATCGGCCAATCCGGCGCTGACCTTCGTCTTCCTGCTGTTCGCGGCGATGGCGTTCACGGCTCTCATCCAGGGCATCTGCGCCCTGCTGGGCACGCCGGGCAAGTTCGTGGTGCTCATCCTGCTGGTGCTCCAGCTGGTCTCCTCGGGCGGCACGTTCCCGTGGCAGACCACCCCGGAGCCGTTCCACGTGGTCCACGACATCCTGCCGCTCGGCTACGTGGTGACCGGCATGCGCCACCTCATCTACGGCGGCGACCTGTCCATGGTGGCCCCCATCATGCTGGGTCTGGTGGGCTACGCGGCGCTCGGCATGGCGATGTCCACGCTCGCGGTCCACAAGCACAAGCTCTGGACCCTGAAGAGCTTCAAGCCGGAGATCTCGGTATGA